In a genomic window of Bordetella petrii:
- a CDS encoding amidase: MGHEAARLKLNGKPLQADDLKPALTELPVKLSELTMHCSAFLELRHRVSPYATFMAVFNTSGQPAASLPLLATPEGVPMAAQLVGRFGREDLILQVPAQLKRAAPWLGRKPVL; encoded by the coding sequence ATGGGGCATGAGGCGGCGCGCCTGAAGCTGAACGGCAAGCCCCTGCAGGCCGACGACCTGAAGCCTGCGCTGACCGAGCTGCCGGTGAAGCTCAGCGAACTGACCATGCACTGCAGCGCCTTTCTTGAATTGCGCCATCGGGTGTCGCCATACGCCACGTTCATGGCTGTCTTCAACACATCGGGCCAGCCCGCCGCCAGCCTGCCTTTGTTGGCTACGCCCGAGGGCGTGCCCATGGCCGCACAGCTGGTGGGCCGATTTGGCCGTGAAGACCTGATCTTGCAGGTGCCAGCTCAACTAAAGCGCGCCGCGCCCTGGCTAGGGCGCAAGCCGGTGCTTTGA
- a CDS encoding ImmA/IrrE family metallo-endopeptidase, with the protein MTKPISPAAWGTQLHKFWRTAGMSLPVDVGLLATEYSKKYTDPIVKVLGQDMGKIDGMLVQRQRGDWCIVYNRHTSVQGRINFTLGHELGHYILHRNVQTEFQCSQKEIFDYNGAASRALESQANRFSSYLLMPIDDFRAQMENTAVSIEALRHCADRYNVSLSAATIKWLEFTTEPAMLIAARDGFVLWSIVSESARRMQAYIRPGTALDPNVELHISSSATGDSKRTVPIGVWHSAYAAQEFSIVSDRYDMALFLVWLLPDGVDYEEEEALDVLDFMRARASAGRG; encoded by the coding sequence ATGACTAAGCCAATTTCGCCAGCGGCCTGGGGTACTCAACTTCATAAGTTCTGGCGAACGGCTGGCATGTCGTTGCCTGTTGACGTCGGATTGTTAGCCACTGAGTACTCAAAGAAATATACAGACCCTATTGTTAAAGTCCTTGGCCAAGATATGGGCAAGATTGACGGAATGCTGGTCCAGCGGCAGCGTGGTGACTGGTGTATCGTCTATAACAGGCACACGAGCGTACAGGGTCGTATCAATTTTACGTTGGGTCATGAGCTAGGGCATTACATCCTTCATCGTAACGTTCAAACGGAATTTCAGTGCTCGCAGAAGGAAATTTTTGATTATAACGGGGCAGCATCACGTGCACTTGAGTCCCAAGCGAACAGATTCTCGTCTTACCTGCTCATGCCCATCGACGATTTTCGTGCGCAAATGGAAAACACGGCCGTTTCCATAGAGGCGCTACGCCATTGTGCTGATCGTTATAACGTATCGCTGTCTGCTGCAACGATCAAGTGGCTAGAATTCACGACAGAGCCCGCGATGCTGATAGCTGCGCGGGATGGTTTCGTGCTTTGGTCTATAGTCAGTGAATCGGCCCGAAGGATGCAGGCTTATATCAGACCTGGGACTGCACTTGATCCCAATGTGGAGCTACATATAAGTTCGAGCGCGACTGGTGACAGCAAACGGACTGTTCCGATTGGAGTATGGCATTCCGCATATGCGGCCCAGGAGTTTTCGATCGTCTCCGATCGATACGATATGGCCCTGTTTCTGGTGTGGCTACTTCCCGACGGGGTGGATTACGAGGAAGAGGAAGCCCTTGATGTTTTGGACTTCATGAGAGCACGAGCTTCAGCGGGGCGCGGCTAA
- a CDS encoding helix-turn-helix domain-containing protein yields MATALGEKVKAERKRLQLTLEQLADRSGSSKSYIWELENRPAIRPSAEKISRIADVLGVTTEYLLDDEKQTPDDTDVDRVFFRRFSKLDDASKEKLKKIMEILEDDD; encoded by the coding sequence ATGGCTACTGCTCTGGGCGAAAAGGTCAAGGCGGAAAGGAAGCGTTTGCAGTTGACCCTCGAGCAACTCGCTGATCGGTCTGGGTCTAGCAAAAGCTATATTTGGGAACTTGAAAATCGGCCTGCAATCAGGCCGTCCGCTGAGAAAATTTCCAGAATTGCCGACGTGCTCGGTGTTACGACAGAGTACCTGCTGGATGACGAGAAGCAGACACCTGACGACACGGATGTTGACCGTGTTTTTTTCAGGCGTTTCTCTAAGCTGGATGATGCGAGCAAAGAAAAACTAAAAAAAATAATGGAGATTCTTGAGGACGATGACTAA
- a CDS encoding DUF6088 family protein — protein MNDIKAQLITHIDATAPGRVWVPTDFSHLGSRDAVDKALQRLVAAGQLRRIDRGLYDRPRVNSLTKKTEAPDYRAVVDAIARRDQLRLLVDGMTAANDLGLTDAVPAHVTIHTDARRRTIQLDNLTISFKLTAPSRLYWAGRPAMRVVQALHWLKDTLPADKPRIVKRLTQLLADTQGDAIRQDLLAGFNTLPAWMQAIIRELPGCDPLAGDHGIPTTVSAQRRRRAEAVA, from the coding sequence ATGAACGATATCAAAGCTCAGCTTATCACCCACATCGACGCGACCGCTCCCGGCCGAGTGTGGGTGCCGACCGATTTTTCTCACCTTGGCAGTCGTGATGCCGTGGACAAGGCGCTCCAACGCTTGGTCGCGGCAGGCCAACTTCGTCGCATCGACCGCGGCCTGTACGACCGGCCCAGGGTGAACAGCCTGACCAAGAAGACTGAGGCCCCTGACTACCGTGCCGTCGTGGATGCGATCGCACGCCGCGACCAACTGCGCCTGTTGGTCGATGGCATGACCGCCGCCAACGATCTAGGCCTGACGGACGCGGTGCCCGCACATGTCACCATCCATACCGACGCACGCCGACGCACCATCCAGCTCGATAACCTGACCATCTCCTTCAAGCTCACCGCACCTAGCCGCCTGTATTGGGCGGGGCGCCCCGCCATGCGCGTCGTGCAAGCTCTACACTGGCTCAAGGACACACTGCCTGCGGACAAACCCCGTATCGTCAAACGATTGACCCAACTGCTTGCCGATACACAAGGCGATGCCATCCGCCAGGACTTGTTGGCGGGGTTCAACACGCTGCCGGCCTGGATGCAAGCCATTATCCGTGAACTACCTGGCTGCGATCCGCTGGCTGGAGACCATGGCATACCGACGACTGTCTCCGCCCAACGTCGCCGACGCGCCGAGGCAGTCGCATGA
- a CDS encoding IS3 family transposase (programmed frameshift) produces the protein MSTQWGSLRAELCRKHGISEATYYNWKAKYGGMTVSEAQRLKELEQENNRLKKLLAESVLDNAALKDLLGRKLVSPQARREAVRILMAERQLGVTRACGLVGISRSLFAYESKRTSDIALTERMKEMAAAKRRYGYRRIHVLLRREGWQANHKRVWRLYSQAGLSVRKRKRKRITAVERVVRPQPTGPNQSWSMDFVADGLAYGRRFRCLNVVDDYTRECLAIEVDTSLPGLRVAHVLERIAVMRGLPRSITVDNGPEFAGKALDAWAYQAGVTLSFIRPGKPVENAYIESFNGKFRDECLNEHWFLSLRQAKSLIEAWRVEYNTERPHSALGYLAPEQFAKGHHQNEIFNPGL, from the exons ATGTCTACGCAGTGGGGGAGCTTACGTGCCGAGCTGTGCCGCAAGCACGGGATCTCGGAAGCGACGTACTACAACTGGAAGGCCAAGTACGGCGGCATGACGGTGTCCGAGGCCCAGCGCCTGAAGGAGCTGGAGCAAGAGAACAACCGGCTCAAGAAGCTGCTGGCCGAGTCGGTGCTGGATAACGCTGCGCTGAAGGACCTGCTGGGCCGAAAGT TGGTGAGCCCACAGGCGCGGCGCGAGGCGGTCAGGATCCTGATGGCCGAGCGCCAACTGGGTGTGACCAGGGCCTGTGGGCTGGTAGGGATCTCGCGGTCGCTGTTTGCCTATGAGAGCAAACGAACGAGTGATATCGCGCTGACCGAACGCATGAAGGAAATGGCGGCGGCCAAGCGACGCTATGGCTACCGCCGCATCCATGTGCTGCTGCGCCGCGAAGGTTGGCAGGCAAACCATAAGCGGGTCTGGCGGCTGTACAGCCAGGCGGGGTTGAGCGTGCGCAAACGCAAGCGTAAGCGCATTACCGCCGTTGAGCGCGTGGTTCGTCCCCAGCCGACTGGACCGAATCAGAGTTGGTCGATGGATTTTGTGGCCGACGGCTTGGCCTATGGCCGTCGGTTCCGTTGTTTGAACGTGGTCGATGATTACACACGGGAATGCCTGGCTATCGAGGTGGACACCTCCTTGCCAGGGCTGCGCGTGGCCCACGTTCTGGAAAGGATCGCCGTGATGCGTGGGCTTCCCCGATCCATCACGGTGGACAACGGGCCGGAGTTCGCGGGCAAGGCATTGGATGCCTGGGCCTATCAGGCGGGCGTGACGCTGTCGTTCATACGGCCGGGCAAGCCTGTGGAGAATGCCTATATCGAGAGCTTCAACGGCAAGTTCAGAGACGAATGCCTGAACGAACACTGGTTCCTATCCCTGCGGCAGGCCAAATCGTTGATCGAAGCTTGGCGTGTCGAGTACAACACCGAGCGGCCCCACAGCGCGCTGGGCTATCTGGCGCCGGAGCAGTTCGCCAAGGGCCATCACCAAAACGAGATTTTTAACCCCGGACTCTAA
- a CDS encoding IS3 family transposase (programmed frameshift), with the protein MKKSRFTESQIVAVLKEGETGVPVADLCRKHGISNATYYQWKSKYSGVQVSELQRLRELEAENAKLKRMYADLALENSAIKDVLNRKFLTPSARREVVELLVQARLSITRACRIAGLSRAAYYKRPASASERDADVIEALNAIVSRHGRWGFWKCFTRLRLDGRCWNKKRVHRVYCDMGLNLPRRCKKRLPDRPRQPLDLASEPNRCWALDFMHDALYCGRRFRTLNVIDEANRECLAIEVGTSIPSARLIRVLSRLVDYYGAPDAIRLDNGPELVSQAFTEWVAAKGIAVRYIQPGKPNQNAFIERFNRTYRTEVLDAHLFANLEQVQAVTDQWLVDYNEYRPHEALGGVPPVQYMPRLTHAPNLYRPLST; encoded by the exons TTGAAGAAAAGCAGGTTTACAGAAAGCCAGATCGTTGCGGTGTTGAAGGAAGGCGAGACGGGAGTTCCGGTCGCCGACCTGTGCCGCAAGCACGGCATCAGCAACGCCACGTATTACCAGTGGAAGAGCAAGTACTCGGGCGTGCAGGTGTCCGAGCTGCAACGGCTGCGTGAGCTGGAAGCCGAGAACGCCAAGCTCAAGCGCATGTACGCCGATCTTGCCCTGGAGAATTCGGCGATCAAGGATGTTCTGAACCGAAAAT TCCTGACGCCGTCGGCCAGGCGCGAGGTGGTCGAGCTGCTGGTGCAAGCCCGCTTGTCGATCACGCGTGCCTGTCGCATTGCAGGCCTGTCGCGGGCGGCGTACTACAAGCGGCCAGCCTCGGCATCTGAGCGAGATGCCGATGTGATCGAAGCGCTCAATGCCATCGTCAGCCGGCATGGGCGCTGGGGATTTTGGAAGTGCTTTACCCGGTTGCGGCTCGATGGCCGCTGCTGGAACAAAAAGCGTGTGCATCGGGTGTACTGCGATATGGGTTTGAATTTGCCTCGGCGTTGCAAGAAGCGGTTGCCAGACCGCCCTCGTCAGCCGCTGGATCTGGCAAGCGAGCCCAACCGCTGCTGGGCATTGGACTTCATGCACGACGCCCTGTATTGCGGCCGGCGGTTCCGAACGTTGAACGTAATCGACGAAGCCAATCGGGAATGCTTGGCCATCGAGGTTGGCACGTCGATCCCATCTGCCAGGCTGATCCGCGTCTTGAGTCGCTTGGTCGACTACTACGGCGCGCCGGATGCGATACGGCTGGACAACGGGCCGGAGCTAGTCTCTCAAGCATTCACCGAATGGGTCGCCGCCAAAGGCATCGCGGTTCGATACATCCAGCCGGGCAAGCCCAATCAAAACGCCTTTATCGAGCGTTTCAACCGAACGTACCGCACGGAAGTGCTCGATGCACACCTGTTCGCCAACCTGGAGCAGGTCCAGGCCGTCACCGACCAATGGCTGGTCGATTACAACGAATATCGCCCCCATGAAGCGCTGGGTGGTGTCCCGCCGGTGCAGTACATGCCCCGGCTAACCCATGCTCCGAATCTCTATCGGCCGTTGTCTACTTGA
- a CDS encoding AraC family transcriptional regulator codes for MSQVDWLSHFLKIITVTGRLEVRCTYGAPWRVDWPRSEAHEIPYHIVLKGRAVIEDPQTQTSRELTEGDIVLLPSGSAHVLHDGGGAEPGPVRDGEAASGWMHMENDGPGERLDMLCGRFLIEPPHGRLIRDYLPANLVVKALNGHNAQSAESAANHLASLVGLMRMESTGGRLGGYAMLNVLTAALFTLVLRAASEAEQAPAGLLALAGHPRLAPAISAMFADPARPWNLPELAALCSMSRATFMRHFQDKLGRSAIDLLTDIRMSLAANALRQPGQTTEAVAESVGYQSVAAFRRVFTDKMGMTPGQWRRQPGDGA; via the coding sequence ATGTCCCAAGTCGACTGGCTGAGCCATTTCCTGAAAATCATCACCGTCACGGGGCGGCTGGAGGTTCGCTGCACCTACGGCGCGCCGTGGCGCGTGGACTGGCCCCGGTCCGAAGCGCACGAGATTCCATACCACATCGTGCTCAAGGGCCGCGCCGTCATTGAAGACCCGCAAACCCAGACCAGCCGCGAACTGACCGAAGGCGACATCGTGCTGCTGCCCAGCGGTTCGGCGCATGTGCTGCACGACGGCGGCGGGGCCGAGCCCGGCCCTGTTCGCGATGGCGAGGCAGCCTCGGGCTGGATGCACATGGAAAACGACGGGCCGGGCGAACGCCTGGACATGTTGTGCGGGCGATTCCTTATCGAGCCGCCGCACGGCCGGCTGATTCGCGACTATCTGCCCGCGAACCTGGTGGTGAAAGCCCTGAACGGCCACAACGCGCAAAGCGCCGAGTCCGCCGCGAATCACCTGGCCAGCCTGGTGGGGCTGATGCGCATGGAGTCTACCGGCGGCAGGCTGGGCGGATACGCCATGCTCAACGTGCTTACCGCGGCGTTGTTCACGCTGGTGCTGCGCGCGGCCAGCGAGGCCGAGCAAGCGCCGGCGGGCTTGTTGGCGCTGGCAGGCCACCCGCGCCTGGCGCCGGCCATTTCGGCCATGTTCGCCGATCCGGCGCGGCCCTGGAACCTGCCCGAGCTGGCCGCCTTGTGCAGCATGTCGCGCGCCACTTTCATGCGGCACTTCCAGGACAAACTGGGGCGCTCGGCCATCGACCTGCTGACCGACATCCGGATGAGCCTCGCCGCCAACGCGCTAAGGCAACCGGGGCAGACCACCGAGGCCGTGGCCGAATCCGTGGGCTACCAGTCGGTGGCCGCGTTCCGCCGGGTCTTCACCGACAAAATGGGCATGACGCCGGGGCAATGGCGCCGGCAGCCGGGTGATGGGGCATGA
- a CDS encoding DUF2274 domain-containing protein, whose protein sequence is MATKLRLGPLPKQESVKLTVSLPTTLKADLDRYAAMHSQAYGEQVDAATLVPHMLAWFLKNDRGFRHLNN, encoded by the coding sequence ATGGCAACGAAACTACGCTTAGGCCCGCTTCCAAAACAAGAGTCCGTCAAGCTGACGGTCAGCCTGCCAACGACGCTAAAAGCCGACTTGGATCGGTACGCCGCCATGCACAGTCAAGCCTATGGCGAACAGGTGGATGCGGCTACGCTCGTGCCGCATATGCTGGCGTGGTTTCTCAAGAATGACCGAGGGTTTCGTCATCTTAATAATTAA
- the trbG gene encoding P-type conjugative transfer protein TrbG has translation MPGGRHAAWVGAYRPCPCGLALTVLVAALAGCATRGTPPPEIALDDPVVAVSSPVQVPEPPTPVEIVPMPQPLPLPGQLKALKDKPAPEQTSPTAQVNRANSEARMAPTRDGFINAIQVWPYSEGALYQVYASPGRVTLVQLQVGERLIDVSAGDTVRWIVGDSSSGTGATARPNLQIKPIRAGLKTNLVVTTDRRIYLLELASTQSAWMASVSWDYPQDRLAALKRRNEAAAQAMPLGAGVSVDQLRFRYAITGDTPPWRPLRAFDDGQKVYIQLPPGIIQGELPPLFLVGSDGDLQLLNYQYRAPYYVVDRLFGAVELRLGADDAQIVRIERNDGKTVRGGT, from the coding sequence ATGCCGGGCGGTCGCCACGCCGCCTGGGTCGGCGCATATCGGCCATGTCCGTGCGGTCTGGCCTTGACAGTGCTCGTCGCGGCGCTGGCCGGTTGCGCCACACGCGGCACGCCGCCGCCCGAGATCGCGCTGGACGATCCTGTCGTGGCGGTCAGTTCGCCGGTCCAAGTGCCTGAACCTCCTACGCCAGTGGAAATCGTGCCGATGCCACAGCCTTTGCCGCTGCCGGGGCAGTTGAAGGCACTCAAAGACAAACCCGCACCCGAGCAGACCAGCCCGACGGCACAGGTCAATCGCGCCAACAGCGAGGCACGCATGGCGCCTACGCGCGATGGGTTCATTAACGCGATACAGGTCTGGCCCTACAGCGAAGGCGCGCTGTACCAGGTCTACGCCAGTCCCGGGCGCGTAACGCTGGTGCAACTGCAAGTAGGTGAACGGCTGATCGACGTGTCCGCAGGCGATACGGTGCGCTGGATTGTCGGAGACTCATCAAGCGGCACGGGCGCTACGGCTCGGCCCAATCTGCAGATCAAGCCGATACGCGCCGGTTTGAAAACGAATCTGGTGGTCACGACCGATCGACGCATTTACTTGTTGGAACTGGCTTCCACCCAGTCGGCCTGGATGGCTTCGGTGTCGTGGGACTATCCGCAGGACAGGCTGGCCGCATTAAAGCGGCGCAACGAAGCGGCAGCGCAAGCCATGCCGCTGGGCGCAGGCGTATCGGTAGACCAGTTGCGATTCCGTTATGCCATCACGGGCGACACACCGCCGTGGCGGCCGCTACGCGCCTTTGATGACGGCCAGAAGGTCTACATCCAGTTACCGCCCGGCATCATACAAGGGGAACTGCCGCCTTTGTTCCTCGTTGGATCGGACGGCGATCTGCAATTGTTGAACTACCAGTACCGTGCGCCGTACTACGTGGTGGATCGGCTCTTTGGTGCGGTGGAGTTGCGCTTGGGCGCAGACGACGCCCAGATCGTGCGCATCGAGCGCAACGACGGCAAAACGGTGCGAGGTGGCACATGA
- a CDS encoding TrbI/VirB10 family protein: MNEAADTDDSAVPPKLPPETVELRAAPQRVTRLNRRTLTVGIGAVSLAVLGVTLWSLQPRSRGNQENQELYNVDRITRAEGLESLPKDYSQVPQPAPPPVLGDPLPGDLGRPVLRAEREAGLQPHGGPDAAEAERLARLKEAEEAARSALFYKSSSRSGTSDANAAPAPGGMPAETLADAPTDAGGTVDPMQTQNMQDNKTAFASQGRTATQSAHRLQAPRGPDTVMAGTVIAAALVTGIKSDMPGDIIATVTEPVYDSATHRNVLIPQGARLMGRYNSQVAYGQSRLQAVWERIIMPDTSSIVLDNLAAADPAGYAGLEDAVDWHWDRILKGAVLTTLLGVGAELAAPQNQGGRDGPVVIATRDGVQDTVNQVGQEITRRNLNIQPTLTIRPGMPVRIVVNRDITLRPYRPLFINR, translated from the coding sequence ATGAACGAAGCCGCTGATACGGACGATTCTGCGGTGCCGCCCAAGCTGCCGCCGGAAACCGTTGAACTGCGCGCCGCACCTCAACGCGTAACGCGCTTGAACCGGCGCACGCTGACTGTCGGCATCGGCGCGGTATCGCTGGCCGTCCTGGGAGTCACGCTCTGGTCATTGCAGCCACGCTCGCGTGGCAATCAAGAAAATCAGGAGCTGTACAACGTCGATCGCATCACCCGCGCCGAAGGCTTGGAGTCGCTGCCCAAGGATTACAGCCAGGTGCCGCAGCCCGCACCGCCGCCGGTGCTGGGCGATCCGTTGCCGGGGGATCTGGGCCGGCCGGTGCTACGTGCCGAACGCGAAGCCGGCTTGCAACCTCACGGCGGACCCGACGCGGCAGAAGCTGAACGGTTGGCGCGGCTCAAAGAAGCCGAGGAAGCAGCCCGGTCTGCGCTTTTCTACAAATCCAGCAGCCGAAGCGGTACATCGGATGCGAATGCAGCGCCCGCGCCCGGCGGCATGCCAGCGGAGACGCTCGCCGATGCGCCTACCGACGCGGGCGGCACGGTAGACCCGATGCAAACGCAAAACATGCAGGACAACAAGACGGCATTCGCCAGCCAGGGGCGCACGGCCACGCAAAGCGCGCATCGTCTGCAGGCGCCGCGTGGTCCCGACACGGTGATGGCCGGCACCGTCATCGCCGCCGCACTCGTCACTGGCATCAAGTCGGATATGCCAGGCGACATCATCGCCACCGTGACCGAGCCCGTCTACGACAGCGCTACGCATCGCAACGTGCTCATTCCGCAGGGCGCGCGCCTGATGGGTCGCTACAACAGCCAGGTCGCCTACGGACAAAGCCGTTTACAGGCCGTATGGGAGCGCATCATTATGCCAGACACGTCTTCTATCGTGCTCGATAACCTAGCGGCTGCCGACCCGGCTGGCTACGCGGGTCTGGAAGACGCGGTGGACTGGCATTGGGATCGGATACTGAAGGGTGCTGTGCTGACCACGCTATTGGGTGTAGGCGCGGAATTAGCCGCACCACAGAACCAAGGCGGCCGCGATGGCCCGGTGGTGATCGCGACGCGCGACGGTGTGCAGGACACCGTGAACCAAGTCGGACAGGAAATCACCCGGCGCAATCTCAACATTCAACCCACGCTCACGATCCGGCCAGGCATGCCGGTGCGGATCGTGGTGAATCGAGACATCACGCTTCGGCCATACCGGCCGCTTTTTATCAACAGGTAA
- a CDS encoding AAA family ATPase: MPNAYPTLNLIFPLEDKGMATEAEALASILAWSADSPNWQRDALRRLIVQMPPLESDEIDELIAICKGEKPPAPLEAVHLLDPNHTHGEVFLRQVHSVQYVNALASDQRLTFHRIGLTIIYGDNGSGKSGYARILKKACRARLPNRGDEIMPDIYDAEPGIPSATIEYVIGGQNRTCTWQHGQASDSALSTVSVFDSRTANIHVNETNDVAYTPFPLKLLGTLAQLCQSVKGKLNDEISQIEAQTPQVIHTPAWSQNTAVGKLMNQLGAKSDPAAVETLATLTRADQDRLTQITADLADDPTRAARQLSTLKTKVEGYVTSLNLLFSAVSDDNVANLRSLAAGAEAARRAAETASSALFRNEPLPQIGSEVWQALWESARAFSDEEAYVGQQFPVTAASSVCVLCQQELTPIAADRLNRFENFVRDDSQQRADATRQAYDAALATFKNQTLSLGHLKNIVETVRDELRQDALAAQIRDATLRTLWRHRQIKRLHANLEATISSPVGIYPGQALVEQIASIEARATALAAEAGSPARAALLAEKAELADRQRLTGIKADVVAEIERRKRIAQLEVAQRDTSTKRITTKSTEIAQALVTDALRTQFAQEIANFDIAGLAVELKQQTSAQGVPRFKVALTRKPDAPVGQVLSEGEHRCVALAAFMAELATLGNKSGIVFDDPMSSLDHMHREAVAQRLVAEAAHRQVIVFTHDLAFLFELERAAAELQPKPHVAISSINRGADKAGFCRNEAPFKARRVNDIAASLTRQLENERFHFEQGDPDEWRKTVKSIGSSLRDTWEIAVEEAVAHVIRRLSNKVETPGLVKLTAITVADCEAMRDSYGRCSELLHSAARDLNRPLPRPETLSTEIAALAAWAQDLRDRQNAAKLQ; this comes from the coding sequence TTGCCAAACGCCTACCCGACGCTGAACTTGATATTTCCTTTGGAGGATAAGGGTATGGCGACTGAAGCTGAAGCGCTGGCAAGTATTCTCGCGTGGTCTGCTGACAGCCCTAATTGGCAACGAGATGCACTACGTCGCCTTATCGTACAAATGCCTCCATTGGAGTCAGACGAAATCGACGAGTTGATTGCTATCTGCAAAGGAGAAAAACCGCCAGCGCCTCTGGAGGCAGTGCATCTTCTCGATCCCAACCACACCCATGGCGAAGTTTTCCTACGTCAAGTCCATAGCGTGCAATACGTCAATGCATTAGCGTCTGACCAACGGCTGACATTTCACCGCATTGGTTTAACCATCATCTATGGAGACAACGGATCGGGTAAATCCGGCTACGCGCGTATTCTGAAGAAAGCTTGTCGGGCACGCCTTCCCAACCGTGGCGACGAAATCATGCCTGACATATACGACGCGGAGCCAGGTATACCAAGCGCCACGATCGAATATGTAATCGGAGGACAGAACAGGACATGTACATGGCAGCATGGACAGGCAAGCGATAGTGCACTGTCTACTGTAAGTGTTTTCGATTCCCGCACGGCCAACATCCACGTCAATGAGACGAACGACGTGGCGTATACACCTTTCCCACTCAAACTGCTTGGCACTCTGGCTCAGTTATGTCAGTCAGTCAAAGGAAAATTGAATGATGAAATCAGTCAGATAGAGGCCCAGACGCCACAAGTAATCCATACACCGGCTTGGAGCCAGAACACCGCTGTTGGAAAATTGATGAATCAGCTTGGCGCTAAAAGCGACCCGGCTGCAGTCGAAACGCTTGCCACACTTACGCGAGCAGATCAAGATCGACTAACTCAGATCACAGCAGACCTCGCTGACGATCCTACTCGCGCGGCTCGGCAGTTATCTACCTTAAAAACGAAGGTTGAGGGATATGTCACTAGTCTCAATCTGTTATTTTCCGCTGTCAGCGACGATAACGTAGCCAATTTGCGTTCCCTCGCAGCTGGCGCCGAAGCTGCACGTCGAGCCGCAGAAACCGCCTCCAGCGCACTTTTCCGCAATGAACCCCTTCCTCAAATCGGATCGGAGGTATGGCAGGCGCTATGGGAAAGCGCACGCGCCTTTTCCGATGAAGAGGCCTACGTTGGCCAGCAGTTTCCGGTCACGGCTGCAAGCAGTGTCTGTGTTCTTTGTCAGCAGGAGCTAACACCTATTGCCGCTGACCGCCTCAACCGATTTGAGAACTTTGTCCGAGACGATAGCCAGCAGCGTGCCGACGCAACGCGTCAAGCTTACGATGCAGCACTGGCAACGTTCAAAAATCAGACACTGTCGTTGGGTCACTTGAAGAACATCGTAGAAACCGTCCGTGATGAGCTCCGGCAAGATGCACTGGCTGCGCAGATCAGAGATGCGACTCTCCGGACCCTGTGGCGCCACCGTCAAATCAAGCGGCTGCACGCGAATCTTGAAGCCACAATTAGCTCACCCGTCGGCATCTATCCCGGACAGGCTCTGGTCGAACAGATTGCAAGTATCGAAGCGCGGGCAACAGCTCTTGCTGCTGAAGCAGGTTCCCCCGCCAGAGCCGCACTCCTGGCCGAAAAAGCGGAGCTCGCTGATCGTCAACGGTTGACTGGAATTAAGGCCGATGTGGTGGCCGAGATTGAACGGCGAAAGCGTATCGCTCAACTTGAAGTGGCTCAACGAGACACATCTACCAAACGCATCACCACGAAGAGTACAGAAATAGCTCAAGCATTGGTCACTGACGCACTCCGAACACAGTTCGCGCAAGAGATCGCCAATTTTGACATTGCAGGCCTCGCAGTGGAGTTGAAACAGCAAACTAGTGCGCAAGGGGTCCCCCGTTTCAAGGTTGCACTCACTAGGAAACCCGACGCTCCGGTGGGACAAGTTCTGAGCGAAGGAGAGCATCGTTGTGTTGCCTTGGCGGCATTCATGGCGGAACTTGCAACGCTTGGGAACAAATCTGGCATCGTTTTCGATGATCCAATGTCATCCCTTGACCACATGCATCGAGAAGCCGTAGCCCAGCGCCTTGTTGCAGAGGCAGCGCACCGCCAGGTCATCGTTTTCACTCATGATCTTGCCTTTTTATTCGAACTGGAACGGGCTGCGGCCGAACTTCAACCCAAGCCCCACGTAGCGATTAGCTCGATCAACCGAGGTGCGGATAAAGCCGGCTTTTGCCGTAACGAGGCGCCCTTCAAAGCCCGCCGTGTCAATGACATCGCGGCAAGTCTTACCAGACAGTTGGAGAATGAACGCTTTCATTTCGAGCAGGGTGATCCTGACGAATGGCGTAAAACAGTCAAATCTATTGGTAGTTCCTTACGCGACACCTGGGAAATTGCGGTGGAGGAAGCGGTGGCGCATGTGATCCGTCGTCTTTCCAACAAGGTGGAAACGCCGGGCCTAGTGAAGCTAACTGCCATTACCGTTGCCGATTGCGAAGCAATGAGAGATAGCTACGGTCGCTGTTCGGAGCTGCTACACAGCGCAGCGCGAGACTTGAATCGCCCATTGCCACGACCGGAGACGCTATCAACTGAAATTGCTGCATTGGCTGCGTGGGCCCAAGATCTTCGTGACCGACAAAATGCAGCGAAACTGCAATAA